The segment AAGAGTATAAATGTCGGCGTGACAGCTGCTGAGCGCGACTCAAGATTTACAGCCTCTGCTGCTATACCGCTTTGGCTTGACGATACCTCCTATACCCTTAATCCACTTACCTCAACAGATGTGGAGTTTGAATTTAAGCAAGCGTTAGACCGAATCCCATACGCTATAATGACTTTAGGCGAACTCTCACTCGCCTTAAAGACAATTAGCCAAGAAGGTGTGAAGGTACTCTTCCTCGACCGACCTCTATCAGGGACCTTCGGTCCAGCAGCAAGAGACCTTAGACTCCTTCTAAGAATAGGTACCTCAGCGTTAACCGAGATAGAGACCCAAGAGGGTAGGGTATCTATGCTCGATCTCAGCTTGGCTTCGGTGCTTGGCCCTGGAACCTTATATGTCCCTGCGCGCCCACCCTATCTACTCTATCGAGCTATACAGACTTTAATTCAGCGAGGCGAGTTGACGAAGAGCGAATTAGCTAGGGAACTTAAGATAGGTGATGAGGAGCTTCACAGACTTGTGAAGAAGCTGAATGAGATGAATGAGCACTATAATCAGCAGCTGCTCGAAAAATGTGATCTCATGAGTATATCCCTTAAACCAGAGGTTAAGGATTATTGGGCTAGGACTAAGGCGGTGGCTGAAGCTGTTAGAAGGAGGGTCTTTGAAAGCGACGAACATCCTCTACAGCTCGATGAAGATAAGTGGCTGACCGTCCTCGACATAAACGCTGTGAACATCTTTCTAATCTACGAGCTTTTACATCAAACACAGAAGAAGAGAGTACTAGTTATAGGTGTGACCAAAGATACCGTGGCATCAGATTTTACGAGAAGCGTAATTCCATACGCTATATCCCAGAATATATTGGAGAGTGGCGAAGCACCGTTGATAAGAAATGATAAAGCGTTCTTGACTGTCCTAACATCCGTTAATGAAGAGTTTATTGAAACGCCTTGGAGGACGCTGAGTTATGATATCTGCTTCACCACGCTGGTTAAGAGCGGTGAGCAGAGAGCTCCTCTACGTGCTGCTCGAAAGATTGTCTTCAGAGAAAAGTTCCTAGTCAAGTCATATTTCCAGCTGAAGACTTTTGCGACAGATAATCGAGCACGCTCACCTGTATTCGTATATGATCGCTTTTACCACCCTGCCTTTGATGAAACTTTCTGTAAACCTCTAAACGTTTTGTCGAGAGATAAGGTTATTCAGATAGAGCCTTATGTTGAAGACGGTGGTGTAAACCCTCTTGATAATCTAATACTAGTTATCCTTTCGCAGTCTGATAACCCTGAAGTGCTGGAAGCCATCGGGCATAACCAGCTTCTCTACTTAGCTGATAAGGCTGTAAAGGCTGAAGTTAACCTTATGAGGGCGATGCTTAGAGGAATCGCTGACCTTCACCTAGGAACTCTCACAAGAAAGCACCGCTACTTCTATATAGCGAAGGGATTTAGGGGCGCAAGATCTGAGATAGAGGAGAGTAGGAAAAGAGCAGCCCGAGTAGGTGGTTTGGAAGCTTGAATCCTCAAAGTATCTTTGATGATATGGGTGGAAAGTTCGAAGCAAGGTTAAGGGATCACAGAACCGTAGTTAGGTCAACGAAAACAAGAGAGGGAGAGATAAGCGTCTCTAACTCGATTGCTGTATTAGAGGCTAAATTCGACTTCAAGGTTCTTGATAGACTTCATCAACCATCCTTTGTTGGGATAGAGCGTGTAACATCCGAGGGCTCAAGGATCTACCTAATATATGAGATTGTTAATCTCAGACCTACACATTTTCAGATGCTTGGGATGGATGTTTCTCTACCTAAAACTGTTAGGCTGGAGTTTCTTACAAGGATAAATGATAGCTGGGGTGAGAGCGAGGAGACTTGGCTGGACATAGTGGCTGTACCCACTGGTTATTCGCTGGAACTGGAGAGTGGTGAACCAAGATTTGCGAAAACCACTCTGATACCCCTTATAGGCTCTAAGGCATATCTTCTCTCAAACTATACTGTACGCAAGTTTCTTTGCGTAGAAGAAGGTGTGCCGATAGGTACTCTGATAGGCTTTAACATGCCTTTGACCGTTGATATCGAAAGCATAGTTAGATACCACGCTGGCGTATTCGGCTTCACGGGTTCAGGCAAATCAAACCTAACATCCTATCTGATAAGAAAGGCGGTTGAAGCCATCCCAGATCTTAAAGTGGTGGTCTTTGATGTTGCTGGCGAGTATCCTATACACCTGCTAGATCTACTAACAACCAGTGGTATGGTCTTCTCAACCGAAGACTTTCAAGGCGATGTATCCAACTTCCTAAACGCTCAAGCTGTACCTGAAACATTAGAACAAAGGCTACCTGACTCGGTGCTTAGAGAGAGTGTTAAAAGATTATTTGAGGAAGGTAGGATTCAGAAGGTAGTGGCTGAAGATAGCGGGGAGTTCAAGATAGATCTGAATTTTATACTCACAACTCTGAAGAATATTTATGATTCAGGGAAAGCCGGGGCGACTTCCGCTAACCTTAAGCTTAAAGAGATCATAAAGCAGCTAATAGAGGGTAAAGGATACGATCGGAACACCGATCTAACGGAGCTTAGAGAGGAGGATAGAGAGTACCTTATCCAAACATTAGAAGAGCTGGTTCATTTAGCGCCAGAGCGATCGTCATTGAAGATAGACTTGACCGCAATTTTAGACTACCTTAAAGAAGCAGACAAGTTGAGGGAAAGCGAAAAAGTCGAAGCGCACATATTAACCCCGAACGCGTTTGCAAACCAGTTGCTGAAAAGTGACCAACCAGCTCTAAACATATTGTATCTGCCTGACCCAGACAAAGCCAGATTAATGGCGGCCAAAATCATCAACATTCTTCTCCACATAAAGAAGACCAGAGGCGCTAGAAGAAAGGTTCTGGTAGTGTTAGATGAGGCTCAAGAGTTCATCCCCGATAGGACTCTCAAAAACGACTATTCGGATGAATCAAATAGAGCGGTGGAAGCCCTTCTTAGACAGGGTAGAAAGTATAGGGCACACTGCTGGCTGAGCACGCAGAGAGTTGCACACTTGAATGTAAATGCTCTTCAGCAGCTTCACAGCTACTTTGTAAGCACCTTGCCTAGGCTATATGACAGAATCGTTATCGCAGACGCTTTCTCGCTCAGCTACGATCTATTGGAGAAGACTACTGAACTAGATACTGGTCAGTGGCTCTTTGTCTCCTACAAAGCTACTAAACAGAAGAGCGTTCCAGCATTTATACAGTCTCCTAATAACGAAGATATCCTGCTCACAAATCTGGGTGTTAAGTAGCTTCTACGTGTACAACTATTGTGTGGTATCCTGAAGCGCCCTTTGGGAATGGTTCAGATAGGTCGTCTGACTGAAGGTACCCATAGCCGTCTGTAGCCCTAACCTTAATCAGATAGCTGCCTAATGTATTAACCTCCCAATCTAACCACCATATAACCCAAGTATACTTAGAGAGGGGTTTCTTGAGGTTAGCTGTTAGCCAAGTTGAACCGCCATCTAGGCTGACTTCAACCTTAGATATGCCTCTATCGCCAGCGAAAGCTATACCAAAAATCTGCACTTTATCGCCTAGCCTTGTTTCTTGTGGTTTCGGGTCTAGTCCGAAGCGCTTTCTAAGTGGACTATAGCCAGGCACCAATATAGTTGAATGTGTCTGGTATTCTGCTTCATTAGCCCAACCGAGCTTTTGCCAAAAACCCAAGTATATGCTATCGACTACTTCTATCTCGGTTATCCACTTTGGATTCATCATACCGTAATATTTTGGTGCTATGAGTCTTAGCGGGTAACCGTGATCTGCGGTTAATGGTTCGTTATTCATTTCATAGGCTAGTATAGTCCCCTCGTCTAAGGCTACATGAAGCGGTATGCCCACGCTATATCCATCAGAGCATCTGAACACAACATACTTGGCATCATTTTTGACTTCGGCCTTTTCTAATATGCTTCTTAACGTCACACCTCTCCAAAGAGCTGTGCTTATCAGATCCCCTCCTACCGGGTTACTGACACATTCTAATGTAGCATACTCTTCTACTTGAGGCATAGCCTTAATGTCATCTAACCTTAGCTGAAGCGGATCAGTTACCAACCCATTAACCTTAAGCACCCACCTCTCTACATCAACTGTAGGCGAAACAAAGTCTTTCGAAATTGAGAAGAATAGGGGAGTTGGTGTGACTTCGTAGTCTGTCAAAGGTTTGAGAGTTTTCACATAAGGTTCCGAAAGCTTGTCTTCAGCAGATTTAGATAAAGTCAAATAGAGTAAGGTGGATAGGGCAGCTGCCACTAAAGGTGTGCTTAAAATTAGCCTTTTGATTAGTCGTCTTCTTTCAACATTTGCTTGCTGACTATGTGGTGCGAAAGCCATTAAATAGGAGGCTCCTACTATGATTCCAAAGATTACGCTTAAGGGTATGTGGTAGATTATGAGGCTACTGAGTTGTATTCGCAGTAGATCTCCAGAGAGGTTGGCAGCTAGTAATACAAGTGTGAGTGTAGTTGAGTAGGCTAAGGTAGTGGAGACGAGCACACCAACCACTCTGATTTTCTTAAATTCTTGCACATAAGTTAGAATTATACCTAAGAAACCATAAAAGCAGAGAAGTAATGCTATTCCCAGAAGAAGGGCAAGATACTTTGCAGCAGAGCCAAGTACCTCTATTATTCGGTAGGAGAGCGCTGCAGGGGTAATAGAGATTATGGCTTGTGCTATGATTTCGGGAGCGAATGGGGCGTCGACTAATATTATTTTTAGAAGCGCGGCTACCGCTATTGACGCCGCTCCAGCCACTAGTCCGGATTTAAACCCCATAACCTTGCTCCGATTTGATATTAGTAAACCCTCAAAACTTCCTCTTGGAATAATATGTTTTCAGGCAGGTACCTTGCGTTGCGGCTGTAATATTCGAACTCCTCTCTCGTGAAGACTTTAAATTTGCTGTAGAGGCTCCAGAACTTTCTGCCATCATCAGCAAATATCAGAACCAGTTTACCTTTACTGAGCCTCTCAGCCACTTTTTGGGCTGCTGCGTAAACAGCGCCGCTAGATGGGCCTACAAATAGACGTTTAGATTCTGCAAGAAACCTAACCGTTTTGAACGCCTCGCTATCGGAGACTTTGATCCACTCATCTATTAAATCGAGCCTTCTGCGGAGCAACTCAGGCGCCATAGATTCCTCTAAGTTTCTTAAGCCTTGTATATGGTGAGCCTTTTGAGGCTGCACACCAATAACTTTAACGTTAGGGTTCTTCTTCTTAATGTAAGCTGCCACACCAGTTAAAGTGCCTCCTGTGCCTACTCCAGCTATGAAGTGTGTCACATCTTTTAGGCTGCTCCAAATCTCTGGACCCGTGCTCTCATAGTGCGCAAGGAAGTTTGCTTCGTTCGCATACTGGTTCAGCATAACATACTTCTCCGGTCTAGCCCTAATTATAGAGTTCGCTAACGCTATGCACTGATCTGTGCCCGGCCCTACACGTGGGCATAGATCATCTTCCGTCTGAAGTACCAACGCCCCAAGCCTCCTGATCAGCTCTTTGGTTTCTTCGCTGACTTTAGCCGGGACGACTAATTCGGCAGTATAGCCGAGTGCCCTCGCTATACCAGCTATAGCGATGCCGGTGTTACCTGATGTCGGTTCGATGAGTATGGTCTGCCCTTTTTTTAGCACCCCCTTTTTCTCGGCGTCTTTGATCATCCATAGCGCTGCCCTATCCTTTAGCGAGCCGAAGGGGTTGAACCATTCTAGCTTAGCATATAGCTCTACTTTATCGTTGGGGGATGAGAGTGGTATGTGTGGCGTATTGCCCACGCGCTTTAAGATATCCTCAAAGCTCTGCACCGACTTCACCTCAAAAGTATTGTACACCATCAGCCTCCAACACGAGATCGTTTAGAGTAGCGGCGCCAACCAGCTTTACCTCACTCATTATCTGATCCCTTGGTATGCCGAGCAGTTGGCAGCTTCGTTCACAAGCCATCAACTTTACACCCGCTTTGACCGCTTGATCTAGAACCTCTTTGAGGGTTGGGAACTCTCCTATCTTGATCTTCTCTGCCTCACCTTTCCTTACTGCAGTCACACCTTTTATTACGAAGTAGACCGTAGCGTCTATATCTGTCGCAGCGGCTGTTGCTGCTAATATTAAGGGTGCGTAAAGGCGCTCAGGTGTGTCCACCCCACTTGTTTGAACATATAGCATCTTCTTTCTTTGCTCACTCATCTACTTCACCTTCTTGATCAAGAAGTGTATGTCTTTGCCGTTCTTCTGGATGGAAAGTATGCTATGCCCAACCCTGTTCGCCCAACGCGGTATATCTTCTTCAGAGGCTGGGTCATCTGCGATAACCTCGATAACCTCACCTGTTGGAAGGGCATCCACGGCTACCTTCGTTCGGAATACTGGTTCTGGACAGTAGAGCCCTCTTAAATCGAGTTTGTTTACGATCTTCTGTTCGGTCAAGTTTGCTCTAATGGTGTATGGTATTTAGAGGTAAATAAACATAACGCTGTTATAGGAGCGAAACCTTGAAATATCAACCCGTAACCACTATTTGCTGAAAGAGGTTTGAGCCTATCCTACCACGAGCTCTTACACAGACTTAGAGTTAAGATGGGTACGCCAGCAAAGTCAACCGGAACTAGGCTGGAACTGCCTGAGCCTCAGATTCTCTGGGTCGGTAACAAGACTATCCTCAGGAACTTCGCTGACTACCCTAGGCTGCTTCGGCGTGATGCAAATAAGCTTCTGATGTTCTTGGCTAAGGAGCTGGCTACCGCGGCTTCCTTAGATGGTGAGAGAGCGATCTTTATTGGAAGGAAGGATAAGCAGTCTTTCGCTGTGCTGCTTAATAGATATATGCGTGACTA is part of the Nitrososphaerota archaeon genome and harbors:
- a CDS encoding ATP-binding protein, translated to MNPQSIFDDMGGKFEARLRDHRTVVRSTKTREGEISVSNSIAVLEAKFDFKVLDRLHQPSFVGIERVTSEGSRIYLIYEIVNLRPTHFQMLGMDVSLPKTVRLEFLTRINDSWGESEETWLDIVAVPTGYSLELESGEPRFAKTTLIPLIGSKAYLLSNYTVRKFLCVEEGVPIGTLIGFNMPLTVDIESIVRYHAGVFGFTGSGKSNLTSYLIRKAVEAIPDLKVVVFDVAGEYPIHLLDLLTTSGMVFSTEDFQGDVSNFLNAQAVPETLEQRLPDSVLRESVKRLFEEGRIQKVVAEDSGEFKIDLNFILTTLKNIYDSGKAGATSANLKLKEIIKQLIEGKGYDRNTDLTELREEDREYLIQTLEELVHLAPERSSLKIDLTAILDYLKEADKLRESEKVEAHILTPNAFANQLLKSDQPALNILYLPDPDKARLMAAKIINILLHIKKTRGARRKVLVVLDEAQEFIPDRTLKNDYSDESNRAVEALLRQGRKYRAHCWLSTQRVAHLNVNALQQLHSYFVSTLPRLYDRIVIADAFSLSYDLLEKTTELDTGQWLFVSYKATKQKSVPAFIQSPNNEDILLTNLGVK
- a CDS encoding molybdopterin-dependent oxidoreductase codes for the protein MGFKSGLVAGAASIAVAALLKIILVDAPFAPEIIAQAIISITPAALSYRIIEVLGSAAKYLALLLGIALLLCFYGFLGIILTYVQEFKKIRVVGVLVSTTLAYSTTLTLVLLAANLSGDLLRIQLSSLIIYHIPLSVIFGIIVGASYLMAFAPHSQQANVERRRLIKRLILSTPLVAAALSTLLYLTLSKSAEDKLSEPYVKTLKPLTDYEVTPTPLFFSISKDFVSPTVDVERWVLKVNGLVTDPLQLRLDDIKAMPQVEEYATLECVSNPVGGDLISTALWRGVTLRSILEKAEVKNDAKYVVFRCSDGYSVGIPLHVALDEGTILAYEMNNEPLTADHGYPLRLIAPKYYGMMNPKWITEIEVVDSIYLGFWQKLGWANEAEYQTHSTILVPGYSPLRKRFGLDPKPQETRLGDKVQIFGIAFAGDRGISKVEVSLDGGSTWLTANLKKPLSKYTWVIWWLDWEVNTLGSYLIKVRATDGYGYLQSDDLSEPFPKGASGYHTIVVHVEAT
- a CDS encoding cysteine synthase family protein; protein product: MVYNTFEVKSVQSFEDILKRVGNTPHIPLSSPNDKVELYAKLEWFNPFGSLKDRAALWMIKDAEKKGVLKKGQTILIEPTSGNTGIAIAGIARALGYTAELVVPAKVSEETKELIRRLGALVLQTEDDLCPRVGPGTDQCIALANSIIRARPEKYVMLNQYANEANFLAHYESTGPEIWSSLKDVTHFIAGVGTGGTLTGVAAYIKKKNPNVKVIGVQPQKAHHIQGLRNLEESMAPELLRRRLDLIDEWIKVSDSEAFKTVRFLAESKRLFVGPSSGAVYAAAQKVAERLSKGKLVLIFADDGRKFWSLYSKFKVFTREEFEYYSRNARYLPENILFQEEVLRVY
- a CDS encoding sulfur reduction protein DsrE, whose product is MSEQRKKMLYVQTSGVDTPERLYAPLILAATAAATDIDATVYFVIKGVTAVRKGEAEKIKIGEFPTLKEVLDQAVKAGVKLMACERSCQLLGIPRDQIMSEVKLVGAATLNDLVLEADGVQYF
- a CDS encoding sulfurtransferase TusA family protein yields the protein MVNKLDLRGLYCPEPVFRTKVAVDALPTGEVIEVIADDPASEEDIPRWANRVGHSILSIQKNGKDIHFLIKKVK
- a CDS encoding translation initiation factor IF-2, with translation MGTPAKSTGTRLELPEPQILWVGNKTILRNFADYPRLLRRDANKLLMFLAKELATAASLDGERAIFIGRKDKQSFAVLLNRYMRDYVLCPVCGSPDTRVEKVKRLQFLLCEACGAKSSLKSV